Part of the Sodalinema gerasimenkoae IPPAS B-353 genome is shown below.
CAGTCTAGCGATTGTTCAGACCTGCCTTCACGAACGAGCCTCCCACCAGGCGTGCATCCTGTGATCGCTCAGAGAACGCCACTCCCGGCGCTATTCTAAAATCGTCTGATCCTGAGTGCGGACGTTCTCACGAGAGTAGACTAATTGACCGGAGGTCACTGTCACCCCTCCAACACTCATAGCTTCAGGGATTATTATGAATAAAGATACCGATTTGATCGAGCGTCTGAGTCCGAGCGCGATGGATCAAATCATGCTCTATTTGGCATTCATTGCCATGCGGACTAGCGGACATCGACATGGAGCCTTTCTGGATGCGGCGGCGACGGCTGCCAAATGTGCCATCTACCTAACCTATCTCGAACAGGGTGAGAACTTGCGGATGACGGGTCATCTGCATCATATCGAACCCCGGCGGGTCAAGGTCATTGTCGAGGAAGTCCGTCAGGCCCTGACGGAAGGGAAACTTTTGAAAATGCTGGGGTCTCAGGAACCTCGCTATTTGATTCAGTTCCCCTATGTCTGGCTCGAACAATATCCCTGGCAACCCGGCAAACCTCGCATCGCTGGGAGCAGCCTGGCTCCAGAGGAAAAACGCCAACTGGAGCGAAAACTACCCAAACCTTTGCCTGATGCTCAAACCATTAATTCCTTCCAGTTTATGGAGTTGATTGAGTTTCTGCACAGCCGCTCTCAAGAAGATCTCCCATCTGAACGCCGGATGCCCCTCAGTGAAGCCTTAGCTGAGCATATCAAACGGCGTTTAATTTATTCAGGGACTGTCACCCGTATTGATTCTCCCTGGGGAATGCCGGTTTATGCCCTCACCCGTGCCTCCTATTCTCCCGCCAACGACGAGGAACGGAACTACATCATGGTTGAGGATACGGCTCGCTACTTCCGCCTAATGCGAGACTGGACACAACGGCAGCCTAGAACCATGCGCTTGTTGGAAGAGTTGGACATCCCCAGCGATCGCCTCCAAGATGCCTTAACAGAACTCGATGAACTGATCCGGAGTTGGGCCGACAAATTCCATGCCAAAGGCGGGGAACCCACGGTTCTGCAAATGGTGGTTGGGGAGCGAGACGATAGCTTTATGCCATAGCTGGTCTTCATCACAGCGCAATGTGCATCCGAGGGGGCGAGTCTTAGGCTCGCCTCGTTCGTTTGATGCCTTGACTAGAGTTGGCTAGATTTTGCTAAAAAAGATCGCCGCTGCAATGATGAGCGCTAACAGGGCCAGGGGAACCCAAAGATTTGGCAGATCTGCGATGGTCATGACGATCGCCGCTAGGATAGAACAACAGGATCATAAGACGAGGGCCGATCCCATGATAGGTGCAGACCGGATTACCTGGCTTAAAACTCACACCATTCTCCAAAAACTATCGGAGGCGGCCCTGGCGGACTTGAACGACATGCTGAGCGATCGCCACCTGGCCAAAGATGATGTTCTCAGCCAAGCCGATCAGCCCCCCGATGGCATTTATATTCTCCACCAGGGTCAACTCCAAAGCGATCGCCCCCAAGGCTCCTATTGCCTCACCGCTGGAACCGTTCTACACCTGCAAGATCTCCTCCTAGAACGTCACAGCAACGAAACCCTAACCGCCTTGAGCGAGAGCCAACTTTGGCAGATTTCCCGAGAAGACTTTAGCCATCTCCTCGATCGCCACAACGAAATCTCACGCCTGTTTTCCCAACAACTGGCCGCCGAACTCGATCGCGTCTCCGCCGAACTGACCTACGAACGACAACGTCAAAGCGAACTACGGCCCTATCTCGTCAACCGTATTCGTCGAGGCATCATCGGCACCAGTCGTTACGCCGTGCGCTTACGACAAAGCATCAAAAAAGCCGCCAAAACCCAAGACTCCGTTCTGATTTTCGGCGAACCAGGCCTCGAAAAAGACAACATGGCCAGCCTGATTCACTATGGTTCCCCCCAACGGCGCGAACCGATGATTCAACTCACCAGTGGCCTGCTACAAACCAGTGGCGCAGAACTGTTTGGCCGCGTCAACGGTAAACCGGGCCTCCTAGAATGGCTAGGAGAAGGCACTCTGGTTCTCAACAACGTCCAAGATCTGCCCGATGAACTGCGAGAGCCAATTGCCCAACTCCTGAAAACTCAAACCTATCACCCGGTCTTCCGCGATCCCCAAACCCAACCCGTCACCCGCTCTTGCAACGCCCGCATCATCCTAATTTCCGAACGAGCCGCCCCAGAATTTACCGACTGCATCGCTCAAAGCATCAAAGTTCCCCCAGTTCGGGTTCGTAAAACCGATATCAAAGCCCTCCTCGACTACAACCTGAGTCTCTGCTGTCGCAGTCGCGGCATCCCCAAACCCAGGATCACCCCCGAAGCCATCCGTCGCCTACAATCCTACGACTTTCCCAACAATTTACGGGAACTCAGTAGTCTGGTGAAACGGGCTGTTACCCAAGCCGATGGTGCTAATGAACTCACCGAAGAACTGTTTTGGTCTCAGGACAATAAAAAAACTCGGCTGCGCCTCAACCTCTTTAAAAGCTATCCTCAAGTTCGACAATTTTTACGAGGGACGTTCTGGACTGATGGATTGAACTATGGCATTACAACCTGGGTGTTTGCCTTGGTTGTTATTCTCTTGTTTGTTGGCCCCCAAACCCGAGACCAAAATGTCGCCTTGAATTTATTTTGGGCTTGGTGGTGGCCCCTGATACTCCTTGGATTTCCCTTCGTTGGACGCCTTTGGTGTGCCGTGTGTCCCTTTATGATTTACGGAGAACTGAGTCAAAAACTCTCCCTAA
Proteins encoded:
- the hetR gene encoding heterocyst differentiation master regulator HetR, translated to MNKDTDLIERLSPSAMDQIMLYLAFIAMRTSGHRHGAFLDAAATAAKCAIYLTYLEQGENLRMTGHLHHIEPRRVKVIVEEVRQALTEGKLLKMLGSQEPRYLIQFPYVWLEQYPWQPGKPRIAGSSLAPEEKRQLERKLPKPLPDAQTINSFQFMELIEFLHSRSQEDLPSERRMPLSEALAEHIKRRLIYSGTVTRIDSPWGMPVYALTRASYSPANDEERNYIMVEDTARYFRLMRDWTQRQPRTMRLLEELDIPSDRLQDALTELDELIRSWADKFHAKGGEPTVLQMVVGERDDSFMP
- a CDS encoding sigma 54-interacting transcriptional regulator, yielding MIGADRITWLKTHTILQKLSEAALADLNDMLSDRHLAKDDVLSQADQPPDGIYILHQGQLQSDRPQGSYCLTAGTVLHLQDLLLERHSNETLTALSESQLWQISREDFSHLLDRHNEISRLFSQQLAAELDRVSAELTYERQRQSELRPYLVNRIRRGIIGTSRYAVRLRQSIKKAAKTQDSVLIFGEPGLEKDNMASLIHYGSPQRREPMIQLTSGLLQTSGAELFGRVNGKPGLLEWLGEGTLVLNNVQDLPDELREPIAQLLKTQTYHPVFRDPQTQPVTRSCNARIILISERAAPEFTDCIAQSIKVPPVRVRKTDIKALLDYNLSLCCRSRGIPKPRITPEAIRRLQSYDFPNNLRELSSLVKRAVTQADGANELTEELFWSQDNKKTRLRLNLFKSYPQVRQFLRGTFWTDGLNYGITTWVFALVVILLFVGPQTRDQNVALNLFWAWWWPLILLGFPFVGRLWCAVCPFMIYGELSQKLSLKLFPRKLKPWQRQAAERWGGWFLFGLFALIFLWEELWHLQNTAYLSSCLLLLITAGAVIFSLLFERRFWCRYLCPIGGMNGLFAKLSMTELRAQTGICSAECTTYQCYKGGPEKGEGQETEGCPLYSHPAQLQDNRDCVLCMTCLKACPHRSVELNLRPPGIELWTTHTPHSYEVALLFLLLGGVFLRRLPELQGLLGWSVNLGSFGQHLEVSLLALLLPAIAPLVAYALIQAIHRLWNSPKPKPFMTLAYGYLPLVWGGNLAHYLHLGLGEAGRVLPVTLATFGMSGANLPIWVADPAVISFLQGTLLIVSTLLSLILTQKIARKSWRFLLPQHLSAIALGWSLWAVILP